Proteins encoded within one genomic window of Ranitomeya variabilis isolate aRanVar5 chromosome 4, aRanVar5.hap1, whole genome shotgun sequence:
- the COL1A1 gene encoding collagen alpha-1(I) chain encodes MFSFVDTRLLLVIAATILAAKCQGEDDAIFSQCTYEGTRYNDRDVWKPEPCQICVCDSGNVLCDEVICEDITCTNPEIPFGECCPVCPDSDFSEAQVEGPKGETGPQGERGLPGTPGRDGIPGQPGIPGPPGPPGPPGLGGNFAPQMSYGYDEKSAGVSMPGPMGPMGPRGPPGPSGSPGPQGFQGPPGEPGEPGSAGAMGPRGPAGPPGKNGEDGEAGKPGRPGERGPPGPQGARGLPGTAGLPGMKGHRGFNGLDGAKGDTGPAGPKGEPGAPGENGSPGQVGPRGLPGERGRPGASGPAGARGNDGAPGAAGPPGPTGPSGPPGFPGGVGPKGDAGPQGSRGPDGPQGARGEPGAHGPAGAPGGSGNPGSDGQPGAKGANGAPGIAGAPGFPGARGAPGPQGPGGSPGPKGNNGEPGASGNKGEPGAKGESGPAGVQGPPGPAGEEGKRGSRGEPGPAGPPGPAGERGGPGSRGFPGADGAGGPKGPPGERGPVGAAGPKGSNGESGRPGEPGLPGAKGLTGSPGSPGPDGKTGPAGAPGQDGRPGPPGPPGARGQSGVMGFPGPKGAAGEPGKSGERGVAGPPGAVGVPGKDGEVGAQGPPGPSGPAGERGEQGPAGPPGFQGLPGSPGASGESGKPGEQGAPGDVGPPGPGGPRGERGFPGERGTQGPPGPQGPRGSNGAPGNDGAKGEAGAPGAPGGQGSPGLQGMPGERGAGGLPGAKGDRGDQGPKGSDGAPGKDGVRGLAGPIGPPGPSGAPGDKGEAGPSGPAGPTGARGAPGERGEPGPSGPAGFAGPPGADGQPGAKGEQGDNGPKGDAGPPGPGGPTGAPGPAGAIGAPGPKGARGTAGPPGATGFPGAAGRVGPPGPSGNSGPPGPPGPAGKEGQKGNRGESGPAGRPGEPGAAGPPGPSGEKGSPGSDGPAGPPGIPGPQGIAGTRGTVGLPGQRGERGFPGLPGPTGEPGKQGPGGPSGERGPPGPSGPPGLAGPPGEPGREGSTGSEGSPGRDGSAGPKGDRGESGPAGPPGAPGAPGAPGPAGPAGKSGDRGETGPSGPAGPAGPAGVRGPAGAQGARGDKGEAGEQGERGMKGHRGFNGLPGPPGPPGSSGEQGPSGASGPAGPRGPPGSSGNAGKDGANGLPGPIGPPGPRGRNGDVGPAGPPGPPGPPGPPGPPSGGFDFSFMPQPPQEKSDRHYRADDANVMRDRDMEVDTTLKSLSKQIENIRSPEGTRKNPARTCRDLKMCHSDWKSGEYWIDPNQGCTLDAIKVFCNMETGETCVYPTQSTVEQKNWYTSKNPRDKKHVWFGETMSEGFQFDYGSEGSDSADVAIQLTFLRLMATEASQNITYHCKNSVAYMDQETGNLKKALLLQGSNEIEIRAEGNSRFTYSVTEDGCTQHTGQWGKTVIEYKTSKTSRLPITDVAPMDIGAADQEFGIEIGPVCFV; translated from the exons ATGTTCAGCTTTGTGGATACAAGATTACTGCTGGTAATAGCAGCGACGATCCTAGCAGCAAAATGTCAAGGAGAAGATGATG CCATCTTTTCTCAATGCACCTATGAAGGTACTAGGTATAATGACAGAGACGTATGGAAACCTGAACCCTGCCAGATCTGTGTATGCGACAGCGGAAACGTTCTTTGTGATGAAGTGATCTGTGAAGACATCACCTGCACAAACCCAGAAATCCCATTCGGAGAATGTTGTCCAGTATGCCCTGACTCTGATT TCTCAGAAGCTCAAGTTGAG GGTCCCAAGGGAGAGACCGGCCCACAAGGAGAGAGG gGACTACCTGGCACACCTGGCAGAGATGGTATTCCCGGACAACCTGGAATTCCTGGACCCCCAGGCCCTCCTGGTCCACCAGGCCTTGGCGGA AACTTTGCTCCTCAAATGTCTTACGGTTATGATGAAAAATCAGCTGGTGTCTCCATGCCAGGCCCAATG ggTCCAATGGGTCCTCGTGGTCCTCCTGGCCCTTCTGGCTCCCCT GGACCTCAAGGTTTCCAAGGACCCCCTGGTGAACCTGGTGAACCCGGTTCTGCT GGTGCTATGGGACCCCGTGGACCCGCAGGACCTCCAGGAAAGAACGGTGAAGAT GGTGAAGCTGGCAAACCTGGCCGCCCTGGTGAACGTGGACCCCCAGGCCCACAG GGTGCCCGTGGTCTCCCAGGAACTGCTGGTCTTCCAGGAATGAAGGGACACAGA GGTTTCAATGGTCTTGATGGTGCTAAGGGTGATACTGGTCCAGCTGGCCCCAAG GGAGAACCTGGTGCACCTGGTGAGAATGGTTCTCCTGGACAAGTG GGTCCTCGTGGTCTCCCTGGTGAGAGAGGTCGTCCCGGAGCCTCTGGCCCCGCT GGTGCTCGTGGTAATGATGGTGCTCCCGGTGCTGCTGGTCCTCCA GGCCCCACTGGCCCAAGTGGACCTCCCGGATTCCCTGGCGGTGTTGGTCCTAAG GGTGATGCTGGTCCCCAAGGATCACGCGGTCCTGATGGTCCTCAGGGTGCTCGTGGTGAACCTGGTGCTCATGGCCCAGCTGGTGCTCCCGGTGGTTCT GGAAATCCTGGTTCTGATGGTCAACCTGGTGCCAAGGGTGCTAAT ggtgctcctggtattgctggcgcTCCTGGTTTCCCTGGTGCCCGTGGTGCTCCCGGACCTCAGGGCCCTGGTGGGTCTCCTGGTCCCAAAGGTAACAAT GGAGAACCTGGTGCCTCTGGAAACAAAGGTGAACCTGGTGCCAAAGGAGAATCT GGCCCCGCTGGAGTTCAAGGACCTCCTGGTCCCGCTGGTGAAGAAGGAAAGAGAGGATCCCGTGGAGAACCTGGACCTGCTGGACCTCCCGGACCTGCTGGTGAACGT GGTGGACCTGGAAGCCGTGGTTTCCCTGGTGCTGATGGTGCTGGTGGACCCAAG GGCCCCCCTGGTGAACGTGGTCCCGTTGGTGCTGCTGGTCCTAAAGGATCTAATGGCGAGTCTGGTCGCCCTGGTGAACCTGGTCTTCCTGGTGCTAAG GGTCTCACTGGTAGCCCTGGTAGTCCTGGCCCTGATGGCAAGACTGGTCCCGCT GGTGCCCCTGGTCAAGATGGCCGCCCTGGACCTCCTGGCCCACCTGGTGCTAGAGGCCAATCTGGTGTAATGGGATTCCCTGGTCCTAAAGGTGCTGCT GGTGAGCCTGGAAAGTCTGGTGAGAGAGGAGTTGCTGGTCCCCCTGGTGCAGTT GGTGTCCCAGGCAAAGATGGTGAAGTTGGTGCTCAAGGTCCCCCTGGCCCTTCT GGTCCCGCTGGTGAGAGAGGAGAACAAGGTCCCGCTGGTCCCCCTGGATTCCAA ggTCTTCCCGGATCTCCAGGTGCTTCTGGTGAGAGTGGCAAGCCCGGTGAACAG GGTGCTCCTGGAGATGTTGGTCCTCCTGGTCCTGGTGGCCCAAGA GGTGAAAGAGGTTTCCCTGGTGAACGTGGTACCCAAGGTCCTCCTGGCCCTCAGGGACCCCGTGGTTCTAATGGTGCTCCTGGTAACGATGGTGCTAAG GGTGAAGCTGGTGCTCCAGGTGCCCCTGGTGGTCAAGGATCCCCTGGACTTCAAGGAATGCCCGGTGAGCGTGGTGCTGGCGGTCTGCCTGGTGCTAAGGGAGACAGA GGTGATCAAGGACCTAAAGGAAGCGATGGTGCCCCTGGTAAAGATGGTGTTAGAGGTCTAGCTGGCCCAATTGGTCCACCCGGCCCATCTGGTGCTCCTGGTGACAAA GGTGAAGCTGGTCCCTCTGGCCCTGCTGGCCCCACTGGTGCCCGTGGTGCTCCC GGTGAGCGTGGTGAGCCTGGTCCATCTGGCCCTGCTGGATTTGCTGGTCCTCCT GGTGCTGATGGTCAACCTGGTGCCAAGGGAGAACAGGGAGACAATGGTCCCAAAGGAGATGCTGGTCCTCCAGGCCCTGGTGGTCCTACTGGTGCTCCCGGCCCTGCT GGTGCAATTGGTGCTCCTGGTCCCAAAGGTGCTCGTGGTACTGCTGGTCCTCCT GGTGCTACTGGTTTCCCTGGTGCTGCTGGACGTGTTGGACCCCCTGGCCCATCT GGAAATTCTGGACCTCCCGGACCACCTGGCCCAGCTGGAAAAGAAGGACAGAAAGGAAATCGTGGTGAGAGTGGCCCTGCTGGACGTCCTGGTGAACCTGGAGCTGCTGGACCTCCTGGACCCTCTGGCGAGAAAGGTTCTCCTGGTAGTGATGGCCCTGCT GGTCCCCCTGGTATTCCTGGACCTCAAGGTATTGCTGGAACCCGTGGTACTGTTGGTCTTCCCGGACAGAGAGGAGAAAGAGGTTTCCCCGGTCTTCCTGGACCCACT GGTGAACCTGGTAAACAAGGCCCAGGTGGTCCAAGTGGTGAACGTGGTCCCCCAGGTCCTTCTGGACCCCCAGGCTTAGCTGGTCCCCCTGGTGAACCCGGTCGTGAG GGCTCTACTGGATCTGAAGGTTCTCCTGGTCGTGACGGTTCTGCTGGACCCAAG GGTGATCGTGGTGAGAGCGGACCTGCTGGACCTCCTGGTGCTCCTGGTGCCCCTGGCGCTCCCGGCCCAGCTGGCCCTGCTGGAAAGAGTGGCGATCGTGGTGAGACT GGTCCCTCTGGTCCTGCTGGCCCCGCTGGTCCTGCTGGTGTTCGTGGCCCTGCT GGAGCTCAAGGAGCACGTGGAGACAAGGGTGAAGCTGGTGAACAAGGAGAAAGAGGCATGAAGGGACACAGAGGATTCAACGGTCTTCCTGGCCCTCCTGGCCCCCCT GGCTCCTCTGGTGAACAAGGTCCATCTGGAGCTTCTGGTCCTGCTGGTCCAAGA GGGCCACCTGGATCTTCCGGCAACGCTGGTAAAGATGGTGCTAATGGTCTGCCTGGTCCCATCGGTCCTCCTGGTCCACGTGGTCGTAATGGTGATGTTGGTCCTGCT GGTCCCCCTGGACCTCCTGGTCCCCCAGGTCCTCCTGGCCCTCCCAGTGGTGGATTTGACTTCAGCTTCATGCCCCAGCCTCCACAGGAGAAATCTGATAGACACTACCGTGCTGATGATGCCAACGTCATGCGTGACCGTGATATGGAGGTAGACACCACCCTCAAGAGCCTGAGCAAACAGATTGAGAACATCCGCAGTCCTGAGGGTACCAGAAAGAACCCAGCCCGCACCTGCCGTGACCTGAAGATGTGCCACTCTGACTGGAAGAGCG GTGAATACTGGATTGATCCCAACCAAGGCTGTACTCTTGATGCCATCAAGGTCTTCTGCAACATGGAGACTGGAGAAACCTGTGTGTATCCAACTCAATCCACAGTTGAACAGAAGAACTGGTACACCAGCAAGaacccacgtgacaagaagcatgtCTGGTTTGGAGAGACAATGAGTGAAGGATTCCAG TTTGATTACGGCAGTGAGGGATCTGACTCCGCTGATGTTGCCATCCAACTTACCTTCCTACGCCTCATGGCCACTGAAGCTTCTCAGAACATCACCTACCACTGTAAGAACAGCGTGGCTTACATGGATCAAGAAACTGGTAACCTGAAGAAGGCCCTGCTCCTCCAAGGCTCCAACGAAATTGAAATCAGAGCAGAGGGCAATAGCCGCTTCACATACAGTGTCACAGAAGATGGCTGCACG CAACACACAGGACAATGGGGTAAGACAGTCATTGAATACAAAACATCAAAGACATCACGCCTGCCCATCACTGACGTTGCACCCATGGATATTGGAGCTGCAGACCAGGAATTCGGAATTGAGATTGGACCAGTCTGCTTCgtgtaa